A DNA window from Coffea arabica cultivar ET-39 chromosome 6c, Coffea Arabica ET-39 HiFi, whole genome shotgun sequence contains the following coding sequences:
- the LOC113692930 gene encoding probable 3-hydroxyisobutyryl-CoA hydrolase 3, protein MASSLIKEQNDQVLFEDKKGELKVILNRPKQLNCLTYEMFCQMLKKLGDYEEDPNARLVILKGNGRAFCAGGDVKSVLSFMTTGHWSFGASFYRKQLNLDYKIGTYKKPVVSIIDGIVMGGGAGLSLNSTFRIVTENTVFAMPEAAIGLFPDCSASHFLSRLPGFLGEYLGLTGSRLDGAEMVKCGLATHFVLSKDLASMENALDSLAASGSVDLSSISKTIHQFVRGPHLKKDSVYKRLDAINECFSKDTAEEILSSLEELAAKNEEKWIVHAIKSMTSVSPTSLKIFLRLIREGRTQNLKECLVREFRASCHILRRTVNNDFYEGGRALLVEKGRQPQWMPSKLDLVSDEMVGKYFCEVDNDDDWEPLHLPPRPAPAYFAPSRL, encoded by the exons ATGGCTAGCTCACTCATCAAGGAACAAAATGATCAG GTGCTTTTCGAGGATAAGAAAGGGGAGCTAAAGGTCATTTTAAACAGACCAAAGCAACTAAACTGCCTTACTTATGAAATG TTCTGCCAGATGTTGAAGAAACTCGGAGACTATGAGGAAGATCCAAATGCAAGACTCGTGATTCTCAAG GGAAATGGAAGAGCATTTTGCGCAGGCGGCGATGTTAAATCTGTACTAAGTTTCATGACAACTG GGCATTGGAGCTTTGGTGCTAGCTTCTATAGGAAGCAGCTTAACTTAGACTACAAAATTGGGACGTATAAGAAACCAGTG GTGTCCATCATAGACGGAATCGTAATGGGAGGAGGAGCTGGTCTATCCTTGAATTCGACCTTTCGGATTGTCACCGAAAATACT GTGTTTGCCATGCCAGAGGCTGCGATTGGACTCTTTCCAGATTGTAGCGCATCTCATTTCTTGTCTAGGCTTCCAGGGTTTCTTG GAGAATACTTAGGTTTGACGGGCAGCAGGTTGGATGGGGCGGAGATGGTTAAATGCGGCCTAGCAACTCATTTTGTTCTTTCAAAG GATCTTGCTTCAATGGAGAATGCTCTTGATTCGTTGGCAGCATCTGGGTCGGTGGATTTGTCATCCATTTCTAAGACTATCCATCAATTTGTTCGCGGACCACATCTTAAGAAAGACAGTGTATACAAGAG GTTGGATGCCATCAATGAATGCTTCTCCAAGGATACTGCCGAAGAAATATTGTCATCGTTG GAGGAATTAGCtgctaaaaatgaagaaaaatggatcgTCCATGCGATTAAATCCATGACATCAGTTTCTCCAACAAgtctcaaaattttcctaaggcTG ATCCGAGAAGGACGTACGCAGAACCTAAAAGAGTGTCTTGTTCGTGAATTTAGGGCTTCCTGTCATATTTTGCGAAGAACAGTCAACAACGATTTCTACGAG GGTGGGAGAGCTCTCCTCGTTGAGAAAGGCAGACAACCCCAG TGGATGCCTTCTAAACTAGACCTAGTCAGCGATGAAATGGTGGGAAAATATTTCTGCGAGGTTGATAACGATGATGATTGGGAGCCTTTACATCTACCTCCAAGACCTGCTCCGGCATACTTTGCACCGTCTAGACTCTAA
- the LOC113691508 gene encoding ribulose bisphosphate carboxylase small subunit, chloroplastic-like — translation MSTSSLSAVPVVGSSYIGLKPNCSKLSAVKDSAAWSRKTISNASRIHCMKTWNPINNKKFETLSYLPPLSDDSIAREIDYMLKNGWIPCLEFDADGFVHRENSKMPGYYDGRHWTMWKLPMFGCTDSSQVLNEIQECKKAYPNAYIRCLAFDNVKQVQCMAFVIQKPTS, via the exons ATGTCTACATCAAGTCTTTCAGCAGTTCCTGTTGTGGGATCAAGCTATATTGGCCTGAAACCAAACTGTTCCAAGCTTTCTGCTGTCAAGGATTCAGCTGCATGGAGTCGCAAAACTATCTCAAATGCATCCAGAATTCACTGCATGAAG ACATGGAATCCAATTAACAACAAGAAATTCGAGACCCTATCATACCTTCCACCTCTCTCGGATGACTCAATCGCACGGGAGATTGATTATATGCTAAAAAATGGATGGATCCCATGCCTTGAATTTGATGCG GACGGTTTTGTGCATAGGGAAAACAGCAAGATGCCAGGTTACTACGATGGGAGGCATTGGACAATGTGGAAGTTGCCCATGTTTGGCTGCACTGACTCCTCTCAAGTTCTTAATGAAATCCAAGAATGCAAAAAAGCATATCCAAATGCTTATATTCGTTGCTTGGCATTTGACAATGTAAAGCAGGTGCAATGCATGGCTTTTGTGATTCAGAAACCTACCTCCTAA